Within Vicia villosa cultivar HV-30 ecotype Madison, WI linkage group LG1, Vvil1.0, whole genome shotgun sequence, the genomic segment TTTTCCTTTCGAAGTCAGGCTCCTGGACTGGTTCATAAAACTTTCAGCAGATGGTACAACCCATCGCACCTAACGAGACGTCGATTTCTCTCTTCCGTATCTCTCGATTCAAGCCTTATCTGAACTTAATTCCTTGAGCAAAGTTACGACCGGCACTAAGGGCAACAACCTTGCAGTTGAGCTCGTCTTGAGTCGGAGCGTGGATCGATATGAAAATTAACTTCAAAGTATCATACTTGATCTCTCATAAGACTTCTCAAAAATGCTGCCAGCTGCTAGGCCTAACAAGTCCGTCAGAACCAACTTCCCGGCTCTGTATCTTTGCATCCGAGCATCTTTCGGAAAAAGTTCCTTCTTCAACATTGTAGATTGCCACGAGAGGAAGAGCTTTGTAGTTGAACTTGATCCGAAATAATGTTTGCAACCGTGTCGAAAATGAGCTTGAAGTCAATCGTTTGGCCACGCCATGAATGCTCTAAAAAATTCCTTACGTGCCTGACAATCATTTCTTAATGGATCAGTTTCTTTCCATGCGTGTATCTTTCCAATCATGGAGAATTGGCTCACGATTCCTTCTACAACATTGTTTATTGTCATGAGGAGAAAAATCTTGATGTTGAAGAGTTCTCAAAACATAGCTTGCATCCCTATGAAATCTTGCCTCAAAGTTACATGCTCACACTCAATTGTTATTATGCATAGTTTCTCTAACTACTGAAGACTTGACAACCTTGAATCATGAACTTCAGAACTTCGTAACTTCCGATCTGAGTCTCGAATGAAGAAACTTCAGACTGAAGAGTTTCAGCTTGCAATGAgatgaacctttttgtatttgagcTTGTTTCAAAATGATGCTTGTAGCTATGTGAAAAAATAGACCTAAAGTCAGCTGCTTAGCCATTCTCAAACTCTTTCAAATTTCTCTAAGTATTAGAACCTTCCATTTTTGGGAAATTCcaatttcaactaactttccCAAAATGGCaattttgaatatttcttgattttatttatttctttgattttctttgaccAATTTTCCACCAAGAGTCAATATTTGACCGTTGACCCTGACTTTAaccaaaaagtcattttttcctgatttttccgattccagatgaatttcccgattaatcaatTTTCGATCCCATTCTCAATCAGTTTCTCATCAACATAAATCCACTGAATATTTCTTACTcaaaaatcatctcctgattaaatgttgaccaaaagtcaacagggttgactttggtccgACCCTAACTTGGAAAGCCTGATGAACTTGAGGATTGTATCTTTTAATCGGAGCTTTGACTCGGAGAGAATGAAACtctgattttaggagtatgcccATGGAAATGATCCTCTTCAATAAGACCTCAGATCTGACTCTTTTTAACCAAGAATTTTCCCCAACCTCAGcctcttttgtcaattttcttgaacggtaactgtgatatggatgaacGTATTGGATGAATGACCTAGATGaagtatgcatatgaatgtgtcatgaaagccaattgggaaataaataagtgggcaaattttggggtgcaacaggacCCACCGGGGTACTAAACGGGCTCTGGCACACGCACTGGCCCCGCTCCGGATCATCCTCGTGTACCTCCGGAGGTGGCCCGACAGAAGAAGAACTGCCCCGACGATGTCTATGTGAGGGTGGTGGCAAGTCTGAAGCTGAATCACCCTCAGGATCATCCCGAGGTCTCCATGATGGAGTAGTAGACGTAGAAAGCCCGAATGAAGCGCGTGATGGAGTGGGCCTGGCTGAAGCAGGTGATAGAATGGGTCCGACTGAAGCGGGTGTGTTAGATGTAGAAGTAGAAGGTGGGTCAGGTACAATCGCAGCTCCATCGGTCACCTGGATACTGTGCGCAACGTCCGTTCTCGCTGAAGGATGTGTGCTGTGCTGTCCTACCATGTATGTCTCTGTCTGGACCGTGAGTCATGATGTCTGCATTATGATACAAAAATGATCGAGTTAGAAACTgcgtatttataaataaacattaaaataaaaacagGAAACTACTCTTCCGTATATCCATCTACGGCAGCACCATTTTTCCAAAAATCCAGGGTGcatccgtagatggatctacgaaaggacatttctttcaaaaactttgggtgtttccgtagatgcatatacggaaaTGATCTAACGTACATatcttccgtagatggatctacggaagctaCTGAAAGTAGAGAACGCAACAATGGCGTCTTCTCCACTTTGGGTGTTTtcgtagatgcatatacggaaaTGATCTAACGTACATatcttccgtagatggatctacggaagctaCTGAAAGTAGAGAACGCAACAATGGCGTCTTCTCCATTGTTCAATCACCAGAAAAATCATTTTTGTGCCTTGATCGTGTGTTTAAACCCTTAAACATTACCTATATTGTCTATAAACATTATTTATAAACCTATCCAATCAACTATACACCTAAATATCGAATTCTAATTCGATTTCATAACTACTCTAAAATAACCCGAAATATTGAAAACTTACCgtttaaattaatatttgaacTTGATGGAATGTGTAGGTTGTTGATGTTAACAATGTCGTCCGAACTCGAGAGAAAAAATACAATGGAGGGaattgtttgatttttaggtTGAGAGGgtttttgagagagagagagagagagagagcaaatgAAAATTGGAGAATGGGGAGGGGAAAGGTCTGACGTGAACTATAACATCAAACTCTTCCGTAGATGAATCTACGAAATGTTTCTGTAAATGCGGAACAAAGTAAACTTaaaaaaaaggtgcttccggagatccatctacggaagcacgaaGGCAAAATTGTCATTTCGGTGGTGCGCCTAAATGTTATGGGGGTGTCGTGAGAAATTTTCTTAAAGAAATACTCTATGCATTTTCTTTTATAAGTAAAATTTAACTTTTGaaattcattgaataaatgatttatttaaactatttataaattaaatttataaatgggTTAAACCacattttgccccctgccatttgAGGTGAATCCAAAAATAACCCTGTAAAAAAAACACTGATTCCGTCCTTGCCATTTTGTTGACCAAATCTACTCAGGGGGAATCTATTTTGTTGATCAAATCTACTCAGAGAAATCTACAAATGGCAGAGACGAAATCTGtttttttttacagggttgtTTTTGGGATTCGCCCCAAATGACAGAGGACAAAATGTGGTTTAACCCTTTATAAATGTGGTTTAAccctttataaattaaatttattagttatttaataaatttaaaaaattaaaatttataataaagaaTGGTGAAAGTACATTTTATactaggggacaacttctctacctatcacaaaaagttgggtagtgtacatttCACCAATCAtattgcatcatttaattttatcttatttaattaattattaaatagtatattttttgttgtttccaaGATATTTTACATTGAAGATAACTTTATTCAATTTTTTGAGTTggataaataagaattcacctctATACTAATGTATGATAGGGTTATGATAGAAACGATAGAATTGGGCGGTTGTAGTTATCGATTTATTATATGACTCAGTTGAGTAATATGACTCATTGGATACCACCCAATTTGATGGTATACCCTATGAATCTTGCTTGTATGATTGTACATTTGAGTAATATGACTCATTGGATACCACCTAATTTGATGGTATTCCGTGTGAATCCTGCGAGTATAGAAGGACCCCACCTTTACAATTAACCATGCGAggacaaagaagaaaaaaagaaaacgcTCTAAAAACACAATGGTGGGTGGGCCAAAAACTGTCGAAAACAACGTGGAGAAGGCAGTGTGAAAGAAAAAAACACATCACAAAAGTAAAAAGTTTACCTCAAAAGCAATAAAGTGTCTGACACCACTGGTCATCCATTTCAATTGAATTGTCACCTTTTCTGTATCATTCATTGTTGTCACTATCCATTAAGATATGTACCGTCGATTTTCTCTCAGTATACACTTGTGAGGGCAAATCACCATTACAATTTAGAGGGTGTTTCCAATGTTCATGTATGATTTTTTTAACATCACTCATTTAAATTCTACACCATTCATAGTACTGGTAGGTCTTAATAATACTATTAggttaaaaaatcaattatttcttGAATTCATATACTACCTACCCGAGTTTCCTCCGCCATAATAGAGACTAAGCAAgtgaaacaaagaaaaaaaaaattatttgacatTAGAAATTTAACGTCCAATAGGATACATTatcattttatattataatattcaaaTAACACAACACAACTAATATTACTGCTGTAAAAATTATGGTTATACCATAGTATGTGATATGATATGCTTACTTtatcttaaaataattaaaaaatataaatatatgtcGTAAAATATTCTTTGGAAAGACATTACTAGCCTTTATTGCTCTATTTAACACAAGCTAGTTCCATTTGCACTTCACTTCAAATTCTAAACTAGTTCACTTTTCTCTTAGAATTTTCCATGGCTCGTTCAATTTCTCTGGTCTCCACCATCTTTGTCTTCCTTCTCATTCTTGTGGCCACTGGTACATTCTTCTTTACACTTACATCACATAACATAATCCataatatttactttattttgatATATCTTAAATATAGTATGATTTTAGAAGTGTTGTTAATTGTTTTTTGTGATATGATATGATAGGGCCAAATATGGTGGCAGAGGCAAGGGATTGTGAGTCTCAAAGTCACAAATTCAAAGGAACATGTTTGAGTGACACCAACTGTGCTTCTGTGTGCAAAACAGAACGTTTCACTGGTGGACACTGCCGTGGATTCCGCCATAGATGCTTTTGCACTACACATTGTTGATGAAACAAAGATGATTGATTTATCACCTTTTTCTACTTTGTGTGTTTTGAATAAAGCTATAGCTAGCTACCCATTTTGTTAtgggtttctttttttttttgtatcgtGTTATAGATCTTTTGATCTTATGTGTGGAAATGAATAATTTTATATGTGTTCTtgatatatattatatttgcaaTGATGTAGTAGTGCTTGTTTTGGTGGTAATGAGAGGTAATGCATGATTCTGTGTTGATGTAGATGGTATGTGGTGGTGGACTGGTGGTGAGTCTACATGAGCCTCATTGTTGAAGGAAATacaacaaaaatgttttcttcctATGAAGAGAAACCCTCGAAGAGGTGTAAAGAAATTCAAAATACCTCATTTGCCCTAAAGCTAGGGCTAGAATTTGCACTCTCTGAGCTTTCGTTAGAAAGTGTTGGCTTTGCTTGCTCTGGTGTTGGCTTTGTTGGCTCTGGCCTCTTTCTAGTTAGCTTGGGAattcttctttttcatttcctCCATCATGGAAACCTATGAAGCACAGACTCCGACATGGATGTGGGACACGACCGACATGACACAAACATTCCGACATCGATAATATAAAAAACATAAGACCCCACACTCCTACATAAATGAGCTTATTTAAACTTAATTGATCCATCTAttagtaaaaaagttaaaaatattctaataaaaaatattgtcTTTAACTTTCATTTATAACATTACTTCGATAGATGTTTAATTCTTTTAGATTTGTGGGacatttgtttaaaaaaaatgtataaagcATGATGAAGCAAAGGAAAAAACAAAATTCTTTTTAAACACTTTTTTAAGTTGTCCGATACGTGTTGTATGAGTGTTATATAGGTGCCGGACACTGACTTAAAGAGTGTTGAAGCAAAGAAAATACATCAATTATTTGGCGACACTTGTCTGATTTTTCCAACACTTATATGATTTTTCTGACACGTGTCGTACGAGTGTCATACAAGTATTGGACACCGTCGCATGTCGGACAATGCGACACGCCAACTCCTAGAGGTGTGCATACTTCATAGATAGTAAGAATAGTTTTCTCTCTAGTTTACTTTGATGGATTAGCCTTAGAGGACTTGttttcttgctttatttttcttGGCTTGTTGAGGGTTTGAAGCTTCAACATAAGTCTTAATCTTCTTAGCATCTCGATTAATGTCTGATGATGCTGCAACTTTTTCTGGTTCAGACTGAAGTATTGATAATTATCAGTAAAACGAATGATGAATGAGAAGAAATAGATGAAATTTGAGACACCGCTACGATGTACTTAAGAGAATTCAGAACACCTTAAGTTACAATGCGCTTAAGTGAATTGTAGAATACCGTAAGATATGGTGCACTTAAGTGAATTGTAGAATACCGTAAGATACGGTGCACTTAAGTGAAATGCGGAATACCGTAAGATACCATGCACTTAAGTGAAATACAGTATACCGTAAGGTACAAAGCATTTTAGTGAGCTTTTTTAGCTTGTAGTCCATACAAgtgattttataaatataatccTTATACAGATGCTAAGTTGCTAACACACTTGATGAAATTCAATTTTGAACCCTAGTCGTATTCTCTCTCTCCATTTGTTAAGCTTCAAGCTTTCTCTATAGAGAGGagtacaaagaagaagaagagagatagAAGATAGAATAGATTGTTTATTACTCATCATCATGAACTCTACAAACTGAGTTTACATTCTATATATACAACACTATGCCATAACTGAATGTAACCACCTAACTAACAGAAAAACTGAAAAGCAGTTAGGTGGATTGTATGCATGGAGTAGTATCGTAACTATCATGTGGTTCCTCTATCTTAACAGCCCCCCTCAAGCTGGAGTGAATGTCAATCATTCCAAGCTTGGACTGCAGATTGATGAAGGGACCCGGATGCAAAGATTTAGTGAGAATATCAGCTACTTGTTCTTTTGAAGATATTGGCATGAGGTGAACTGTTCCCGCAAGAACCTTGTCACGCACGACATGGCAATCAATCTCAATATGTTTTGTCCTTTCATGGAACACTGGATTAGCGGCGATATGCATAGCTGACTTGTTGTCACAATAAAGGGTGAAAGGAAGTTGATATGTAATATTGAAGTCAGCAAGGAGAGAAACGAGCCAAATGCCTTCGCAAGTGGCTTGAGCTAGGGCACGATACTCAGCCTCTGAGGAGGATCGAGACACCACCAATTGCTTCTTACTCTTCCAACTAATGAGAGATTTTCCCAGGAAGAAGCAGAATCCTGTAGTCGATCTTCTTGAATCCGGGAAAGCTCCCCAGTCAGAGTCAGAAAAACCTGTGAGACATAGAGTGCTAGAGGCACTGAAGAATAAACCTTGACCAGGGTTATTTTTGAGGAAACATAGAATATGTAATCCTGCTAGCATATGTTGGTCAGTAGGAGCATTCAGGAATTGGCTGAGTTTGCTTACTGCATAAGCAATATCGGGCCTAGAATGAGTGAGGTATAGGAGTCGGCCTATGAGTCTTCTGTATGCAGTAGGATTAGAAATAGGTACTCCCAATGTTGAGTGAAGTTGCAAGTGAGGCTGCATAGGGGTATTGCAAGGTTTGGCACCAAGTAATCCTGCATCATTAATTAAATCTAGGGTATATTTCCTCTGGCATAGAGAGATGCCTTGAACAGTTCTGGCAACCTCAAAGCCTAAAAAATATTTGAGGACTcctagatctttgatgctaaatTTCTTGTGTAGCAAGTTTTTGAGTTGTGTGATTTCTGCAAGGTCAGTGCCACCAAGAACTAAATCATCTACATACACTAAGACCACAGTGAAACCAAATGGTGAAATCTTGGTGAAGAGTGAATAGTCAGCTTTGGATTGAATGAATTTGCTTGCAAGTAGAGTATCAGTAAGCTTAGTGTTCCATTGGCGACTGGCTTGCTTTAAACCATATAAAGATCTTTGAAGTTTGCATACCAAATCAGGAGAAGGGATGGAAAGACCTGGGGGAGGCTTCATATAAACCTCTTCATTGAGATCACCATGGAGGAATGCTGTATTGACATCTAGTTGAAACAAGGGCCAGTTGTTAATAGCAGCAATAGCCATGAGCATTCTTATGGTAGTCATCTTTACCACAGGGCTAAAAGTGTCCATGTAATCCAGGCCTTCAGTTTGTGTGAAGCCCTTTGCCACTAAACGGGCTTTGTACCTCTCAACTGTGCCATTTGCATGTAGTTTGAGCTTGAAAATCCACTTGCAACCAATAGATTTCTTGTGAGGTGGTAAGGGTACAAGAGTCCAAGTATTGGTTGAAGATAAAGCATGCAGCTCAGTTTCAATTGCCTCTTTCCAATTAGGGTCAGTGATGGCAGATTC encodes:
- the LOC131609477 gene encoding defensin Ec-AMP-D2-like — its product is MARSISLVSTIFVFLLILVATGPNMVAEARDCESQSHKFKGTCLSDTNCASVCKTERFTGGHCRGFRHRCFCTTHC